The region AATATAAGAATACTTTTCATTGGGCATCATAAATATTGTCTCTATGTCAGGAGCGAACCTCCTGTTGGTCAAAGCCATTTGAAACTCATATTCAAAATCAGATATCATCCTTAAACCTCTCAAAATAATCCTAACCCCTTTAGCTCTTGCAAAATCTACCATTAATCCTTTAAACGATTCAACCACAACTCCTTCTAAATCAGATGTAGCATCTTTAACCATCTGGACTCTTTCAGATAACGTAAAGAGATTATCTTTAGAATTGGTATCAGCAACAGCTACAGTTATCTCATCAAAAAGACGCAAACCTCTCTCTATGATATCGAGATGACCAAGTGTAACAGGATCAAAACTACCAGGATATATTGCTCTTTTTTTCATAAAACAGAATTCGTAAATATAGAGACTACGGTATCACCGTATTTTTTTTCTCTTACCAGCCTAAAGACTCCGATATCGCTAGAGACTACCTCTTTCTTATGATGTTCTGTGAAAACAAGCGAATTTTTCCTTACTATATCACATTCAGAAATCTCAAGCAATATAGATTTAATTACCTTCTCCCGATAAGGGGGGTCTATGAAGATAATATCAAACTTTCTACCTCTTAAGAATCTTATCGCCATAGCCGCATCCATAGCAATAACCTCAGTTTTAACACCATTGAGAGGCTTGATATTCTTGCGTATAGCTCCTAAAGAGTCCAGGTTATTTTCAACAAATACCGCTTCTCTACCGCCCCGTGAAAGAGCTTCGATGCCTAAAGCCCCGCTGCCGGCATAGAGATCCAATACCACCTTATTCTTAACATCATCTCTTAAGGAGTCAAATATAGACCTTTTTACAACTGAAGACGTAGGGCTAATCTTACTCTTAAGCGGAGCATAGACTCTTAAACCTTTAAATCTTCCAGATATAACCTGCATCTTAAAACAATAAAAAAATTAACGGCAGGGTTAAGATTAAAAAAATATGTGTATACATAATGCCTTGAGAGACAAACTCTGTATGAGCACCTTTAAAATGCGCAATCAGAGATAAGGTAGTAGCTGAAGGCATAGCAGCCTGAAGCAGTATTAAAAAAGAGCTGAAGCTATCCAGCTTGATAAATTTTAATAATACCAGAACTACTAGTGGTATAAAAAGAAGTTTGGAGAAAATTAAGACCGAAAGCTCTTTTAAATACTCCAGCTTAAAGAGCCTAGATTGAGCCAATATCATTCCCAGCATAACCATGCTTAGGGGTACAGTGGTAGAGCCTAATTTATATATCGGCTGAATAACAACACCTGGTATCTTAGCTGTTAAACCGCTTAAAGCAAAAGCTATACCTAAAATAGATGCAACAAAAGCTGGAGTAATAAAGCTCTTTAGCTTCATCTTTGATGAGGCATGCATATAATAAAAACCAAAGGATAACATTACAAGATTAAACCCCATAAGATAAGAGAATATATAGAGGTAGGCAATCTCTGACTTAGCAGGTGAGAAAAGATTTCCAACCAGAGCCAGGGGAAGATATCCAGAGTTTTGGAATGCATTTAATAGTACAAACTCTCTTTTTAGATCTTCTCTCTTAACAAGAGACTTGGTAGAGATAAGGCCGACCACAAAACCTATTAGGAAAATAATCAAAGAGGCCAAAAAAAACAGAGAGCAGCCTCCGAGGTTAGCTCTATTTAAATGAGAACTGAAAGAGTAAAAGATAAGCGCAGGTAAAGTTACATAGATTATAAACTTCGTTAAATCCTTCGCTGTATTATCTTTAAATATTCCTATCTTAAGGCTAATATAGCCTGCTAATACAAGCAGCGCTGTCTCAAAGAGTGCTTTCCAGAGCCCTATATTGAAATTTAAACTCTCCATAACATATATATCACTGCCGAGAGGGGGACTTGAACCCCCACCCCTTTTCAAGGACATGATCCTGAACCATGCGCGTCTGCCATTCCGCCATCTCGGCCTATTATATTATCTGGCCATTCTATATTATAACCAAAGAGGAGTCAACGAACGATAGTTATCCTGCTTTTAGGAAGGCTTGTACTACTCTTCTTCTGAGACTTGAATTATAGCTATCCTTAAATCCACATCGAGGTAGGGTATTATCTCCGGATTTCTTCTTACATTCAGCTCTTCAATATTTATAAGGTATTTTGCTCTCTGAAGAATATCAAAAAATTTCATCAAATCCATATACCTGCCTCGACAATACACTCTAAACTGTCTCTGGTAGTACCCCTTTTCTATTTCCGTAAGAGGTAGAATATCAATCCTCATATCTCTCAACCCATACTTAGAGCCGAACTCAGAAGAGAAACTATCCAGAAGCTTAACAAACTCAGTTGTAGCAACCTTATGAGGTATATAGTCAGAGAACTTCAAAGTCTTTGCCTCTATCTCTAGATCGGCCTTATTAAATTCACTTATCGCCTGAAGCATCATCACCTTTCTTTTGTTTTCACCTGAGGCGATATCTATCCTGTTATTATAATCCTCTACATTATTGGTGGTCTTAATGATCAGAAGAAGATATAGCGCTACGGCAACAAGAATCCCCGATAAAATATAGAAAACGATTATTGCAAACTGCTTATCAACTCTAAAATTAAACATCGTCACAGCTCTCTCTTAGTTAAAAAATCAGGATTTATATATCCAGCCATAGTATAAGAATAACTTCTAATCTCTCCTATTTTGACCTTGCCAGACCTCTCAATCTCAAATTTAATGTTCTGAAATAAATCTGACTCTTCAAAGCTCAGCCTTGCTTTTCTTAATACCAACTGGGCATCCGGATAAGTGCCTTCGTATTCACCCTGAATCTGAAATACCATAGCACCTTCACTATTAAATCCTACCCAAAAATCAACCACTAGCATAGTCGAGTCTATAAGATTTGAAATCTCAGTAAAAAACCCTTCCCATCCAATATAAGGCCTCTGTAATCTCGAGAAAACATCTCTCAACCTAGCAGAGTCTTCTCTTTTTATTAAAACATCTTCATATTCCTGCTCTAAGTTCTCCGGATAACTATCTATCTCAAACTGAACTTGATTAAACTGCTTCTTCTGCGCAGAGAATCTATTCTTATGACCAAGGTAAAGATAGTATATAGTGGCATAGACAAATAGAAATACCATCACTATCTCAAGATATATTCTTTTACTAGTCCTAGCTTTCTCTACCTTAGGCGCAAGATTAAACTTGCTTTTTAAGTCTGAGATTAAAGCCCCGCCGACACATGAAGCATAAAGAGAGTAGTGGCTCTTAAAATCATCATCGGCAATAAGCCGCTTTGCAATAGGCAGAGTCTCTACTTCTAACTTTAATCTCTCTTTTAAGATCTCAGTTATATCGGCAACTTCCAACCCGCCTCCAGTAAGAACTATTTTAGATATCTTATCTCCGGAGCCGAACTTCTCCTGATAGAATAATATCGACCTCTGCAATTCAGCTCTGAACTTATCTGAGAATCTTGAAATAGATCTCTTGTATCTCTTACCCTCTTCTGTCTCAGGATAGGATTCAAATTTAAATCCATATTGATCAATAAAATCTTTTATTTCTTTCTCTGGAACATTATTATCCTGAGATACCACCTCAGCAATATTCCCTATAGTTACATACATGCTCCTTGCAAACTTCAATTGACCATCCCTAATTATAACCATAGACGTCAACTCGTTGCCCACATCAACGAGAACAATATTATTGAGTTCCGGATAGAGGCTCTGCAGCAAGCTGTAAAGCGTATAGGGCTTGATTGTAAACATATGCGGCTTTACGCCTAAAGATGCAAAATTATTCAAATAACTATTCAGTTTATCTGTATCCGCTAAGACTGTAAAAATATCCTGAACCCTACCGGACTTAACAGTTCTCTCTCCAAGCTTTAGATATTCGATCTTATTATTTCTATCTTCTTGAATTACTGTTGTCTTCTTAATCTCACGCTCTAGGAACTGTACTATATCCTTACCTTTGATAATCGGAATAGTAAGAACTGCATCAGAAGCATCTTTTGAAGGTACTGTTAAAGATATCGAACTGTTGCTGTAGTTTCTATCTTTAATCTCAGCCTTAAACTGAGTGAGAAGTATATCCCAATCAATAACTATATCTTTTGTCTTCTCCCCTCCAGGAAGAGTAAGCATCGGTATAGCTATATTTTTGTAATAGACTATCTTAAAATCGCCATTAGAAGAACCTTCGATCTCAACTATTTTAAGATTCTTTTTACTTAATTCAAGACTAAGATATTTTTTATTTTTCATATTTCATTTAATTCTATCAAAATTTATCTCTACTTAAAAGATATATATCTATAAAAACTATAGGCCTCTAGGATTTATATCGTCATCTGCCCCAGAATCATCAGCTCTATCTGGCCCGTAAGAGTAGAGGTAATATACTGTATTACCGCCTACTGCCATCGAATCTAGAACATACTCATTACCCCAGGCATCATATTTAAAAGCATAATCATGTAAGTCAAAATAATCTCTTGGGTATCCTGGGTTAAGATAGTGTTGATAAATTTCCTCTACCGAGAGAGCAACATTGTAAATACGGACTTCATCGATAGACCCATTAAAAAATCGAGTCGAAACATCATAGCTACCGATTTGAGCATCGTAACTACTCAAAGGAGAGACAAAAGAATCAGAATAAGGGCCCAGCTCTACACCATCATAATACATATTGTATTCTGTGCCTGATTCATCATGTGTTACAGCAAGAAAATGCCATTGATTATCATAATAATTCTGAGTACTTTTCCTAAAAACATGCGCACTACCAGTATGATATAATAGAGCTATTTGATCCTGTTCTACATAAAGAGCCAGCGCGGTACTCGGTAAGGCTCTATGTAAATTGACAATTCTTCCCTCATTTCCATAAGCAGGATGGTTTAAGTTGGTCTTAAACCAAGCAGTGACAGTAAAATCCTGCGTTGTTAAAATAACATTAGAATAGGATAAGTTGACATGATCACCGCTACCGTCAAAATTTCCACAGCTTCCCACCTTACCGCTGGCGGATATAGCTGCATTTCCATTAGCAGTACCGCTGTTACCCATACCACTATTATCAACAACTTCACCTGCTGCCCCTGCCCAGGCAGACTCATCCATATGCAGATTCAAAACCTCCCATTCAAACAGGTCTGAGATATCACTTGGAGCAGATCCTGTTGCTCTTACATAATCAGCTAATGCAATCTGGATAACATCGAGCTCATCCTGTACTCTTCTTATCTTATCCTCTTTTATTGTTATAGCATTAGACCTAACAACTATATCGTCTCCTCCTCCGCTTGCTCCATTTTGACCATAGCTTGTAACAACACAAAAATCATCTCCGTAAGTATAATCATAGATATAATCATTCTGCCAAGCATCTTTTTGATAGCTATCATCATCAAACTTATCCTGAATATAAGGGCCATCCCAAAGACCAACCCTATAGGCCTGTAAATCTGTATCTGCAGCATCCATTCTACTGTTAGGCGTAGGGGTTCTCTCTAAATCAAGAAAGTCAGTACTAACAGCTCCGGAATCTCCAGGAAACTGGTCTAGATCTTTATAAAAATCGAGCAAAGATTCAGCTATAATAT is a window of Candidatus Kaelpia aquatica DNA encoding:
- a CDS encoding LamG-like jellyroll fold domain-containing protein; the protein is MYRFNQLLVFKHSGSSGITLMELIVAIIISSLIAGTFATVFYNITTSELKDATRDELDIIAESLLDFYKDLDQFPGDSGAVSTDFLDLERTPTPNSRMDAADTDLQAYRVGLWDGPYIQDKFDDDSYQKDAWQNDYIYDYTYGDDFCVVTSYGQNGASGGGDDIVVRSNAITIKEDKIRRVQDELDVIQIALADYVRATGSAPSDISDLFEWEVLNLHMDESAWAGAAGEVVDNSGMGNSGTANGNAAISASGKVGSCGNFDGSGDHVNLSYSNVILTTQDFTVTAWFKTNLNHPAYGNEGRIVNLHRALPSTALALYVEQDQIALLYHTGSAHVFRKSTQNYYDNQWHFLAVTHDESGTEYNMYYDGVELGPYSDSFVSPLSSYDAQIGSYDVSTRFFNGSIDEVRIYNVALSVEEIYQHYLNPGYPRDYFDLHDYAFKYDAWGNEYVLDSMAVGGNTVYYLYSYGPDRADDSGADDDINPRGL
- a CDS encoding AEC family transporter; this translates as MKRGGGSSPPLGSDIYVMESLNFNIGLWKALFETALLVLAGYISLKIGIFKDNTAKDLTKFIIYVTLPALIFYSFSSHLNRANLGGCSLFFLASLIIFLIGFVVGLISTKSLVKREDLKREFVLLNAFQNSGYLPLALVGNLFSPAKSEIAYLYIFSYLMGFNLVMLSFGFYYMHASSKMKLKSFITPAFVASILGIAFALSGLTAKIPGVVIQPIYKLGSTTVPLSMVMLGMILAQSRLFKLEYLKELSVLIFSKLLFIPLVVLVLLKFIKLDSFSSFLILLQAAMPSATTLSLIAHFKGAHTEFVSQGIMYTHIFLILTLPLIFLLF
- the coaD gene encoding pantetheine-phosphate adenylyltransferase, producing the protein MKKRAIYPGSFDPVTLGHLDIIERGLRLFDEITVAVADTNSKDNLFTLSERVQMVKDATSDLEGVVVESFKGLMVDFARAKGVRIILRGLRMISDFEYEFQMALTNRRFAPDIETIFMMPNEKYSYISSRLIKEAASLGADISSFLPQSATERLNAKLKRSK
- the rsmD gene encoding 16S rRNA (guanine(966)-N(2))-methyltransferase RsmD codes for the protein MQVISGRFKGLRVYAPLKSKISPTSSVVKRSIFDSLRDDVKNKVVLDLYAGSGALGIEALSRGGREAVFVENNLDSLGAIRKNIKPLNGVKTEVIAMDAAMAIRFLRGRKFDIIFIDPPYREKVIKSILLEISECDIVRKNSLVFTEHHKKEVVSSDIGVFRLVREKKYGDTVVSIFTNSVL
- the pilM gene encoding pilus assembly protein PilM; this translates as MKNKKYLSLELSKKNLKIVEIEGSSNGDFKIVYYKNIAIPMLTLPGGEKTKDIVIDWDILLTQFKAEIKDRNYSNSSISLTVPSKDASDAVLTIPIIKGKDIVQFLEREIKKTTVIQEDRNNKIEYLKLGERTVKSGRVQDIFTVLADTDKLNSYLNNFASLGVKPHMFTIKPYTLYSLLQSLYPELNNIVLVDVGNELTSMVIIRDGQLKFARSMYVTIGNIAEVVSQDNNVPEKEIKDFIDQYGFKFESYPETEEGKRYKRSISRFSDKFRAELQRSILFYQEKFGSGDKISKIVLTGGGLEVADITEILKERLKLEVETLPIAKRLIADDDFKSHYSLYASCVGGALISDLKSKFNLAPKVEKARTSKRIYLEIVMVFLFVYATIYYLYLGHKNRFSAQKKQFNQVQFEIDSYPENLEQEYEDVLIKREDSARLRDVFSRLQRPYIGWEGFFTEISNLIDSTMLVVDFWVGFNSEGAMVFQIQGEYEGTYPDAQLVLRKARLSFEESDLFQNIKFEIERSGKVKIGEIRSYSYTMAGYINPDFLTKREL